In Spirosoma sp. KUDC1026, the sequence CCAGGTTAAACTCCCCTTTCGTTTCTTCTTCAATTTTTTTCTGCAGTGCCAGCGTCGCATACCCACCTTCCGAATAACCGGCCAGAAACAGACGCTTGTCCCAGTTGACCTTATTGTCGCTCAGGAAATCCTTTGCCGCCCGGAGCATATCGAGCGAAGCCGTTGCCAGACCATTGCGGTGTTCGTAGGTATGCGGTAGGTCCTTTGATGATCCGTAACCAATGTAATCCGGCGCGACAATGATGTACCCCTGCGAAGCAAACACCGACCCGAACGTATTGACTTCGCTGCTCGTCTGGAAATTTGAGGGCGCATCGGTATCGCTCAGGATTGTACCGTGCTGCATACTCATCATCGGCAGCGATGCGGTGCCATTCTCAGGCGTGGGCACAATAATAGCCCCCGAAGCCGTTACAGGCTTCCCATCCGTGTTGGTTGTAGTGTACTCTAGTTTATATACTTTAATGCCATAGCGGAGAAAAAACTGGAGGCCAACCAGCGAGCCTGTATATCTGCTACGCAATTGGGCCTCTGTATACTGAACGATTGGCGTGCTGTTGACCAGCGTGCGGGCAGGTACTACGTTATCGGGCTGTGTACTGTCAACCACCTGGCATCCCGTCGGCGCGAGTACTAATAAACCGCTGATAAGCAGCAGCAAAAACGTTGATTTTAAGAAAAGCATCAGGAGAAATTTAGACAAAGTACTGTGCCCTTACAAAACGTATAATCAATCCTTTTCGTTTACCCGACAGCCTTTTATGCTCAAAGCCAAATTCTTATTTAAGAGCCTATTTTTCAACTGATTACAAGGCTACAAGTTGGACAGTGCTTCCAAAATATCTATATGGTGAATTGATAAATATCTGCTTTGTTTTTGATGGGAAATCGGGGAATGGACTCCACAACAATAGGCACTCGTTCCCCGATTACTCTATAAAACGAGTTCGCTTTTCTGCAGATGTCGCACCTGTCTTTTAAGTACCCATCTACCCATAAGTAACTGTTTTTCAATTTACTAGAAACATAACGTAGATTCTTGCCAGTGGTATGCGTAGCAGTATGGTACAGCATTTGGGCAACTCAATGAAATACCAAACACTCACGAACGATGAATAATACATTAAAGAACACCGGCACTAAGTCACTAGCTATTCTTATGACCGCTAGTATTTTGACGGCAGGTACCATGACGGGCTGTAAAAACTCGGGTGGTAATATGAATAAAACCCAAAAAGGAGCAGCCGTCGGTGGTGGTGGTGGCGCCTTGGTGGGAGGCATTATAGGCCGAAAAACAGGCAACACTGCTCTGGGAGCTATCATCGGAGCTACGGTCGGTGGTGCGGCAGGGGCCGTCATCGGTCGACGGATGGACAAGCAGGCGGAAGAGATGAAACGAAGCATGCCGAACGCCGAAATTGAACGCGTTGGCGAAGGGATTAAAATTACGTTTGGTTCCGATATTCTGTTCGACGTCAATTCTGCCGAATTGAAATCAGCCACCAAACGCCAGCTGACCGAGTTTGCACAGACGCTCAACAAATACGAAGACACGGATATTCTGATTGAAGGCCATGCGGATGCTACCGGCCCTGACGATCTTAATCAGCGCCTGTCCGAACGCCGGGCCGACGCAGTAGGAAACTATCTGGAGCAGCAGGGGGTAAAAACCACGCGGGTTAAAGAAAAAGGATATGGCGAAAGCCAACCTATTGCCGATAACTCAACAGAAGCTGGCCGCCAGAAAAACCGTCGTGTTGACATTGCCGTTTATGCCAACAAACAGATGCAGCGCGATGCTAAAGATGGTAAACTAGACAACTAACGAACGACCTATGGCAACGATTAAGAAAGGTGACGACGTAACCTGGAAGTGGGGCAAAGGACAGGCAGAAGGCATTGTCACTGAAGTTCATAAAAGTGACGTTGAAAAGACCATAAAAGGCAAAAAGATTAAGCGCAAGGGTTCGGAAGAGGAGCCCGCGCTTGTGATTGAACAAGATGATGCTAAAGTAGTTAAATCGGCGAGTGAAGTCGATAAAAAGTAAACGAATATGGCTACTACCACACTGGACGATCAGGAGAAAAAAGACGTTCGTCAGGAATTTGATGAACTGGTTAATATGACCCCTTCTGCCATTGAAAAATGGCTTGACACGGATGAGTCAAAGGCGGTTGGCCAGAAAAAAGGGGATAATGATGAATCGACCGGCCATAAATCCGGGGAAAAGATCATTACCATCAAGAAGAAAAAGGTTAGTGAGCTAA encodes:
- a CDS encoding alpha/beta hydrolase family protein, which encodes MLFLKSTFLLLLISGLLVLAPTGCQVVDSTQPDNVVPARTLVNSTPIVQYTEAQLRSRYTGSLVGLQFFLRYGIKVYKLEYTTTNTDGKPVTASGAIIVPTPENGTASLPMMSMQHGTILSDTDAPSNFQTSSEVNTFGSVFASQGYIIVAPDYIGYGSSKDLPHTYEHRNGLATASLDMLRAAKDFLSDNKVNWDKRLFLAGYSEGGYATLALQKKIEEETKGEFNLVASSCGAGAYDKPAFMRTVINDQTSGLASVNRLYIWVLQTYNRIYGLNRPMSYYFKEPYASQITSQGVNANINVSLNTTFTDSFKQGINNGTDTDFLKAVQDNDIHDWKPATPTRLYHGDADETVLFQNSQNTYDAMQKRGATNVALYRLAGRTHATGIFDYILGTYNFFGSMNQ
- a CDS encoding OmpA family protein yields the protein MNNTLKNTGTKSLAILMTASILTAGTMTGCKNSGGNMNKTQKGAAVGGGGGALVGGIIGRKTGNTALGAIIGATVGGAAGAVIGRRMDKQAEEMKRSMPNAEIERVGEGIKITFGSDILFDVNSAELKSATKRQLTEFAQTLNKYEDTDILIEGHADATGPDDLNQRLSERRADAVGNYLEQQGVKTTRVKEKGYGESQPIADNSTEAGRQKNRRVDIAVYANKQMQRDAKDGKLDN
- a CDS encoding DUF2945 domain-containing protein, which translates into the protein MATIKKGDDVTWKWGKGQAEGIVTEVHKSDVEKTIKGKKIKRKGSEEEPALVIEQDDAKVVKSASEVDKK
- a CDS encoding DUF3140 domain-containing protein: MATTTLDDQEKKDVRQEFDELVNMTPSAIEKWLDTDESKAVGQKKGDNDESTGHKSGEKIITIKKKKVSELTDDDYAHMRKVISYIRRHSAQEPKDPKGSNWEYSLKNWGHDPSK